The following are encoded in a window of Bacillota bacterium genomic DNA:
- the hslO gene encoding Hsp33 family molecular chaperone HslO: protein MKQDYLVRGIAADGMLRVNGAITTNTCNEAAKRHGTWPIATAALGRLLTGAIMMGAMLLKDDQRMMLQVRGDGPLREIVAVTDGHGHVKGYVGEPHVHFPLNDEGKLDVARAIGQGRLTVTRQIGDGEPYLGNVPLLTGEIGDDLAYYFARSEQVPSVVSLGVLVETDNSVRAAGGYILQVMPGASEEIISFVESKAQNLAGVSRSIDAGHTPEEILTENFGELGLEFLETTPVSFVCDCTRDRFERALLSLGREELESLLADQGQAETVCQFCGAKYLFSRQDVERLVEIAKQR from the coding sequence GTGAAACAGGATTATCTGGTTCGAGGTATAGCCGCGGATGGTATGTTGCGGGTGAACGGAGCCATCACCACCAATACCTGCAACGAAGCAGCTAAGCGGCATGGGACGTGGCCCATTGCCACCGCCGCCCTGGGTCGGTTGTTGACCGGAGCAATTATGATGGGTGCGATGCTGCTCAAGGATGATCAACGGATGATGCTGCAGGTTCGGGGCGATGGGCCCCTACGGGAGATTGTGGCCGTTACCGATGGCCATGGTCACGTCAAGGGATATGTAGGTGAACCCCACGTGCATTTTCCCCTGAATGACGAGGGAAAACTGGATGTGGCTCGGGCCATTGGTCAAGGTCGGCTGACCGTAACCCGGCAAATTGGAGACGGCGAGCCCTACCTGGGAAATGTTCCCCTGCTAACCGGTGAGATCGGTGATGATTTGGCCTATTATTTCGCCCGTTCCGAGCAAGTTCCGTCGGTGGTGTCTCTGGGCGTTTTGGTAGAGACCGACAACTCTGTCCGGGCTGCAGGTGGGTATATTCTCCAAGTGATGCCTGGGGCCAGCGAAGAAATTATCAGCTTTGTTGAATCCAAGGCCCAGAACTTGGCGGGAGTTAGTCGGAGTATCGACGCCGGACACACGCCAGAGGAAATCCTGACCGAAAATTTCGGGGAGTTGGGACTGGAGTTTTTGGAGACGACACCGGTGAGCTTTGTCTGCGACTGTACCCGTGATCGCTTTGAGCGTGCACTGCTTAGTTTGGGACGGGAGGAGTTGGAGTCCCTGTTGGCCGATCAGGGGCAGGCGGAGACCGTTTGTCAGTTTTGTGGGGCAAAGTATCTCTTTTCTCGCCAGGATGTGGAACGGCTGGTGGAAATTGCTAAACAGCGGTAA